In one window of Episyrphus balteatus chromosome 3, idEpiBalt1.1, whole genome shotgun sequence DNA:
- the LOC129916066 gene encoding leucine-rich repeat-containing protein 15-like, translated as MNLLSGIFLFYFGYAVSLSINLGRECNVNSTSCTLSGYTDSLDIVNDSNRILPFTEVVFKHTRLQWIPLTLFPSVPKLRRLVVYNCGLRSLQQITFSAANNLQFLFLLNNRLTELPEKIFVNLTSIQDIRLASNHISHIHPKAFAGLRELRHLDLNSNKIHELASGVFENLTNLEYIDLSYNYIETFESDIFAKVPQLKTILLNNNNFAVFQSDSLVNMAHLTMLDISNNAISSIDLQSVDTLRAQNSQLQHCVINGSVIRARVSSNQLKSISISDKKSVKEIDVHNNLFETLSDFEGMMNLQKLDVSKNAIRSLNSTNGSLLLNLPSLQYLNVAYGELETLAEENFVLLDKLTHLDLGYNRLKYLDVKVFEPLVGLEKLYLQENHLKLFDYESFLRTQVNVKEMGIFGNNWSQPLLKKMTDTLTFNGIKLVVHPIQNEAGELLAHLVTSHPHHTIHAKTLEHEADFMAAHTHVNNLDVLIVVTLCLVFVILVLQVLRIVKEENWFALFRQRLQRDVGSTRLNEEESGPF; from the coding sequence atgaatcTTTTGTCGGGTATTTTTCTCTTCTACTTTGGCTACGCAGTGTCTCTGAGTATCAATCTTGGTCGGGAATGTAATGTAAATAGTACCAGTTGCACATTATCTGGCTATACCGATAGCTTGGATATTGTAAATGATTCCAACAGAATTCTTCCATTCACTGAAGTTGTTTTCAAACATACCCGTCTTCAATGGATACCATTAACATTATTTCCAAGTGTTCCTAAACTCAGACGCTTAGTGGTGTATAATTGTGGCTTGAGGAGTCTTCAACAGATAACCTTTTCAGCGGCGAATAACTtgcaatttctatttttactcaaCAATCGTTTGACAGAGTTGCCAGAGAAGATATTTGTCAATCTTACTTCGATCCAAGATATTCGTCTTGCTAGCAATCACATATCTCACATTCATCCTAAGGCTTTTGCGGGCCTAAGAGAACTTCGTCATTTGGATCTCAATAGCAATAAAATCCACGAGTTAGCATCGGGAGTTTTTGAGAACCTCACCAACTTGGAATACATTGATCTCAGTTACAATTACATTGAAACATTTGAAAGTGATATATTCGCCAAAGTTCCACAACTCAAAACTATCCTCCTGAACAACAATAACTTTGCGGTCTTTCAGAGTGACAGCTTAGTCAACATGGCGCATCTAACTATGCTTGACATTTCAAACAATGCTATAAGTTCAATTGATTTGCAGTCTGTGGATACATTACGTGCTCAGAACTCACAATTGCAACACTGCGTCATCAACGGCAGCGTTATCAGGGCACGAGTCAGCAGCAACCAGCTAAAGAGCATCAGCATTAGCGATAAGAAGTCAGTGAAGGAAATCGATGTGCATAATAATCTCTTCGAGACGCTGTCAGATTTCGAGGGCATGATGAATTTACAAAAGCTGGATgtatcaaaaaatgcaattagaAGTTTAAACAGTACAAATGGATCGTTATTGTTGAACTTGCCGAGTTTGCAATATTTGAATGTCGCTTATGGAGAGTTGGAAACATTGGCAGAGgagaattttgttttgcttgacAAATTGACACATCTAGATTTGGGTTATAATCGTTTGAAATATTTGGATGTAAAAGTATTTGAGCCGCTAGTGGGTTTGGAAAAGTTATATCTGCAAGAAAATCACTTAAAATTGTTTGACTATGAATCGTTCCTTCGAACGCAAGTTAATGTGAAGGAAATGGGCATATTCGGGAACAATTGGTCTCAACCGctattgaagaaaatgacagaTACTTTAACATTTAACGGTATAAAGTTGGTGGTTCATCCGATTCAAAATGAAGCTGGTGAATTGTTGGCTCATTTGGTCACCAGTCATCCTCATCATACAATTCATGCGAAAACTTTAGAACATGAAGCAGATTTTATGGCAGCTCATACGCACGTTAATAATCTTGATGTTTTGATTGTTGTGACATTGTGTCTGGTTTTTGTGATTTTGGTTTTGCAAGTTTTACGAATTGTCAAAGAAGAGAATTGGTTTGCTTTGTTTCGCCAACGTTTGCAAAGGGATGTTGGATCGACGCGGCTTAACGAAGAGGAATCAGGACCATTTTAA
- the LOC129915050 gene encoding putative nuclease HARBI1, giving the protein MSTAVPEPLQLAATLSLLASAGYQCTVGKVRAHNFGNNYLIGMSQSTISKIIAHVLNKIETKLCTHHIKFSEERWSTCKQWFFQKYKIQGVVGCVDGTHFGLQKPSTNEHMFFNRKSFHSLNSMIICYHEYRILAVDSRYGGAAHDSFVWRHSSERQFLENKFDPTNNENFWLLGKWIHMYYLFLVLSTFTFYLRYPSYTNLGKVWFRFG; this is encoded by the exons ATGTCAACTGCTGTTCCAGAACCGTTGCAGTTAGCTGCCACTTTATCGCTTTTAGCCAGTGCAGGATATCAGTGCACCGTAGGCAa AGTCAGGGCACACAATTTTG gGAATAATTACCTGATTGGAATGAGCCAATCCACCATTTCGAAAATCATTGCACATGttctaaataaaatagaaacgaAACTGTGCACACATCATATTAAATTTTCAGAAGAAAGGTGGAGTACCTGCAAACAGtggttttttcaaaagtacaaaattCAAGGAG TTGTAGGTTGTGTTGACGGCACGCACTTCGGCTTGCAAAAACCTAGCACGAATGAGCATATGTTTTTCAATAGGAAAAGCTTTCACAGTCTTAACTCAATGATA ATTTGTTATCATGAGTATAGAATCCTGGCAGTGGATTCGCGTTATGGTGGAGCTGCTCATGATTCCTTTGTTTGGAGGCATTCATCAGAAAGACAATTTCTGGAGAATAAGTTCGATCCTACcaacaatgaaaatttttggctCCTTGGCAAGTGGATACatatgtattatttatttttagttcttagtacttttactttttacttgc GGTACCCGTCATACACAAATTTGGGAAAAGTTTGGTTTcgatttggttaa